Part of the Deltaproteobacteria bacterium genome, CGAAGCCCCATGGCCTTGAGGAAGCCGTAGGCGTGCTCCACCACCGCCGCGGGCGTATAGTCGTCGTCGGTCTTGGGGTTGCCGGTGTGCCCTTGGCCGAGCTTGTCCACGGCGATGACCCGGAACGACTCCGCCAGCCGGTCGAAGTTCAGTTCCCAGTCCAGGGCGCTGTCGCAGGCGTCGGTGGTGCCGAAGTGGCTGCCGTGCCACAGCACCAGCGGCTCCCCGGTTCCCTGCTCGAAGTAGCGCGTCCGGACCCCGTCCACGTCGATGAACTTCTCGTCGGTCATTGGCATATCGCCTCCTCGTACAGGTCGCGCGAACAGCCGGGGCAAGGCCTGCCGGTCAAGGATGCTGCCGCGCTCCGGCTTCAGCGCTGCAGCGCCACGAACAGGAAGACCTTGGCCGACTCCACCACGCTCTTGAGGGGGACCAGGTCGTTGTCCGTGTGTTGGAAGCGGACGGCGCGGGAACCGTAGTTCACGGTCTCGATGCCGCGGACGTTGAGCAGGCCGGTGTCGTTGGCCGCGGTGGAGAAGCTGTATTCCGGCTCCCGCCCCAGCATGGTGCGGATGGCGTTGCCGAGAGCCACCACCACGCCCGCGTCCTTCCCCACCTCGCACGGGTACATGAACTCTTCCTTCTCCAGCGCGATCTCGTAGGGCTCGATGACGCCGATGGCGTCGGCGAGCTGTTGCACCGCGCGGTCGGCGTCGTCCCCCGGCAGCAGCCGGCGGTCCATGCGGATGCGGCACTCGCCGGGAATGGTGTGGGTCGACTTGGGAAAGCTCTCGATGTCGGTGGGCGTGAGCGACACCCGGCCCAGTTCGGGGTGGCTCTTGTCCTCGGGATAGGGCATCAGCGGCGCCAGGCGCTCCAGCACCTTGACCGCCCCGTCCACCGCGTTGATGCCGTCCCACGGACGGCTGCTGTGGGCTTGGCGTCCGCGCACGATGATGCGCACGTCGATGCGCCCCTTGTTGCCCAACTGGATTTCGGGCGGTCCGTCGATGAGGCCCCAGCGCGCGTCGATGGCGCCGCTGGACAGCACGTAGTCGAGGGACTCGTGCTTGCCGCTCTCGCCCGCGGTGCTGGTGACGAAGTAGAGGTCGCCCGGCAACTCCCAGCCGCTCCGGGCGAGGCATTTCACCGCGCTCAGCATCGCCGCCAGGCTGCCCTTCTGCTCGCACGCGCCGCGGCCCCAGCCGCACGGCCCTTCGAGCCCGTAGGGCGCGCCGTCCACCATCTCTCCGGAATAGGGGTCCGGCATGGTGCTGGGCGCGGCGTTCATGGCGTAGGACACGAGCACCAGACCCGGTGCCGCTCCCGCGCCCCGCAGGCGCGCGATGAGGTTGCCCATGCCGTCGATGGTGGCCTCGATGCCCTCGGCCTCGAGTTCAGGCCGCACCACGTCGCGGATCAAGGCGAGCACCTGCGGCTCCCTTTCCAGCAGTTCGGTCTGCGGGCTGCGTGTTTGCAGCAACTTGACCAGGAGGCGCTGGACCTCGTCGGGGTCCAGTCCCTGTTCGATGCGTTCCTTGGCTTCGTTCGCGTCCATCGCTAGTTCAGGATACCGGGTCAATAGGGCGCCCTTCGGGGTTTCCTCAAATCTCCACCTCGGTGCCGATGCCCCGCTCCCGCGCGCACCGGTAGACGAGGCTCGCCGCGGCCACGTCCTGCGCGGCGATGCCCACCGACTTGTACATGGTGATCTCGTCGTCGCCCGTGCGGCCGGGCTTGGCGCCGGCGAGCACCTCGCCGATCTCGCCGCGCACGTGGTCCGGCGCGATGGCGCCTTCCTCGAGCGCCAGCAGGATATCCCCGCACTCGGAATGGATGGCGTCCAGCGAGTCCACCACCACCGTCGACCGCTTCACCGTGTCGCCGCCCATCTCCCGCGCCTCGGGCCGGTGCGAGCCCACGGCGTTGATGTGGACGCCGGGCTTGAGCCAGCCGGCGTCCAGGATGGGTTCGGCGGCGTCGGTCACCGCGGTCAGGACGTCCGCCCCGCGCACCACCGCCTCGGCCGATTCCTGCGGCTGGATCGGGAAACCCAGCTCGTCCTCCAGCTCTTCCTTGACGTATATGGCGTTGACGTGCGACGGGCTCCAGATGAGCACCCGTTCGATGGAACGCACCCGGCTGAGCGCCCGGATGTGGGTGCGCGCCTGGGTGCCTGCGCCGAGGATGCCCAGGACCGGTGTCTCCGCCCGCGCCAGCGCCTTGGTGGCCATGGCGGAGGCGCAAGCGGTGCGGATGGCGGTGATGTAGACGCCGTCCATCAGCACTTCGATCCTGCCGTTCTCGGCGCTGTAGAGCGCGATGGTGGCCAGGATCGGCGGCAGCCCCTGTTGCGGGTTGTCGCGGAAGTAGGAGATGATCTTGATCCCCAGCGCCTTCCCCTCGCTCATGAACGCCGGCATGCTCGTGATGCGCCCCTGGATCTCGGGCAGCGGCACCACCAGCCGCACGGGCATGACCACCCGGCCGGCGGAGAACTGGATATGCGCCTGCTCCAGCGCGGCGATCAGTTCGTCGAGATCGAGGAGTCCCCTTACCTGTGCTTCGGAGATCACCAGCATGCGGATTCCTTCCGGTCGGGATTGCCAGACAGAAAGCATGACATAACGGGCAACGGGGGTAATTGCAACGACACAACCTTCTGAAACGTCATTCCCGCTTGCGCGGGAATGACGACTTGAGGACGATTCGGTGCGCTGGACTCAAGGAGCGGCGGCCCCGACACGTTTCCCTTGTCCCGCCAGTGGTGTATCCTGACGCCGTGCCCATGCCGAAGGGGGAGGAAACCACATGAAACAGGAACGGATCGCCGATTCCATCGAACAGCTCAACCGGGACATGGCCGAGAAGAGCCTAGAAGGCCACTGGAACC contains:
- a CDS encoding M20/M25/M40 family metallo-hydrolase, whose product is MDANEAKERIEQGLDPDEVQRLLVKLLQTRSPQTELLEREPQVLALIRDVVRPELEAEGIEATIDGMGNLIARLRGAGAAPGLVLVSYAMNAAPSTMPDPYSGEMVDGAPYGLEGPCGWGRGACEQKGSLAAMLSAVKCLARSGWELPGDLYFVTSTAGESGKHESLDYVLSSGAIDARWGLIDGPPEIQLGNKGRIDVRIIVRGRQAHSSRPWDGINAVDGAVKVLERLAPLMPYPEDKSHPELGRVSLTPTDIESFPKSTHTIPGECRIRMDRRLLPGDDADRAVQQLADAIGVIEPYEIALEKEEFMYPCEVGKDAGVVVALGNAIRTMLGREPEYSFSTAANDTGLLNVRGIETVNYGSRAVRFQHTDNDLVPLKSVVESAKVFLFVALQR
- a CDS encoding ornithine cyclodeaminase family protein, whose product is MLVISEAQVRGLLDLDELIAALEQAHIQFSAGRVVMPVRLVVPLPEIQGRITSMPAFMSEGKALGIKIISYFRDNPQQGLPPILATIALYSAENGRIEVLMDGVYITAIRTACASAMATKALARAETPVLGILGAGTQARTHIRALSRVRSIERVLIWSPSHVNAIYVKEELEDELGFPIQPQESAEAVVRGADVLTAVTDAAEPILDAGWLKPGVHINAVGSHRPEAREMGGDTVKRSTVVVDSLDAIHSECGDILLALEEGAIAPDHVRGEIGEVLAGAKPGRTGDDEITMYKSVGIAAQDVAAASLVYRCARERGIGTEVEI